A single Arachnia propionica DNA region contains:
- a CDS encoding beta-ketoacyl synthase N-terminal-like domain-containing protein, which translates to MNTRNHIGNEMNRHQLGISPEELDKATERYLVELLARHTKVPEADLRVTAPFERFGVQSIMMLQMTQELERDLGPLPKTLFFEHSNVKELAAHLVVAREKALRKHLGLEPQEVQPPVPSVADTVVEPTRVECTSSQNLEVRGGKDSRRREVTARPEGAGKLRLLRRRQADEQNPHAWSGSSRATEPVAIIGMSGRYPGASDLDEFWRNLAAGRDCVTPVPRRRWNHEALLVDGAPEPGRTYCNAGGFVEGIEFFDPMFFRMPPKEAAVIDPQERLFLETAWHTLEDAGYTRASLAHEKVGVFVGMMLSQYQLLSSSRSGWCNGGAIPASVANRVSHFFDFTGPSLTLDTMCSSSLTALHLACDALVSGDATVALVGGVNLMVHPAKYLALSQYTFLSATGHCHAFGAAGDGYVPGEGVGAVLIKPLSRAVADGDHIHAVLLASAVNQAGHTNAYYVPSPKAQAEVITEALRRAQVDAGDVSYVEAHGTGTQLGDPIEISGLERAYGSAETRSKIALGSVKSGIGHLESAAGMAALTKVVLQMTNGQLAPSLHCTPPNPNLNLDASGFEIPRTLAPWKPRRGRRVAGISAFGAGGSNAHLIVAEAPATQMRASVTGPELLVFSARDEPALQALARRWLRFLGDPVPAQDTRLVREAVAAVVGVPCDAVGDTDRFEDLGLSGYLVHECATHLAAATGCPVSADLLLDNQTVQETAAVLRSVEAGPTLAGGPDVELADIAHTLQVGREEMVARLAFVAEDLDSVRSRLAEYLAGGTSGIQIGNLEQGSMTVLDMIPDDLVSGLVSDLIDRGRLDELAALWVAGLHVDWSRVRRGGSARRVSLPTYPFRRDLCWITDADVADALVPDSVISDILGEAVPSEPSTSNPAPMPRPASAELTLESVVFECVADCLVEVLGVPRERIVGSLRLENLGMDSVRITQVLAALSRHIEQLPATLLFTCKDIDGIVRFLVANHREACTWLLMRRMDVGNILLDDSPANDVPPSPAVTSTSDPLDIAIVGVSGRYPGAPDLATFARNLREATDCVSEIPKERWDWRQHPDIKCRWGGFIDDALTFDPTFFGIAPNTAAFMDPQERLFIQAAWHCLEDAGYTPQSLGDPRAGDGRGNVGVFVGASFNDYALHGADALQAGQVVPVDQQMYSVANRVSYLFNLRGPSLVVDTACSSSLYAIHLAARAIRNGECDVAIAGGVNLLLHPAKYSSLNLLGFLAPDGHCHSFGADGGGYVPGEGVGAVLLKPLERALADRDHIYGVIRGSSVNHGGRTQGYTVPNPVAQAELVSNAMALAGVTSESIGYVEAHGTGTTLGDPIEIDALTRAFGNRNATSPRCALGSVKSLIGHPEAAAGISQLTKVLLQLGSREIFPHRLNSEQLNPNLNLGPTPFRIPAELEEWPAPTGPSGEPLPRRAGISSFGVGGLSAHLVIEEAPAASPRGPKAAGPRVVLLSAASPEQLRRAVDELHTYLAGGHAASFAGVPSLEDVAFTLRVGRVPQKYRLALVAEDLLDLNRQLGSASADGQVGFWGEVAPGRQAATVGTRPRTAQELKAFARAWVTGEAQPGPDWLEHADARRVSLPGYPFAGKDYWLYGSGPAENAQTDQKYEFSAAPPIEPPAAADDVPPEVDRPDFLVGWEERPSIDRLELLIDHVRTKFETALGFGGGDILDIDRGLFDLGLDSITAANVFNTLEAEFGTGMDQSLFFNYPTVRQVADYLVAWITAADAPATTRELSGNGSADDLVDVDVDLLDEDELVQVLQQELIEATLV; encoded by the coding sequence ATGAATACCCGAAACCACATTGGCAATGAAATGAACCGGCACCAACTCGGAATTAGCCCCGAAGAGTTGGACAAGGCCACCGAGAGATACCTCGTGGAGCTACTGGCCCGCCATACCAAAGTTCCGGAGGCCGACCTCAGGGTGACCGCCCCGTTCGAGCGCTTCGGGGTGCAATCGATCATGATGCTCCAGATGACTCAGGAACTGGAACGCGACCTGGGACCGCTTCCCAAGACCCTGTTCTTCGAGCACAGCAATGTCAAGGAACTCGCAGCCCATCTCGTAGTAGCCCGCGAGAAGGCACTGCGCAAGCACCTCGGGTTGGAACCTCAGGAGGTTCAGCCTCCGGTGCCGAGCGTGGCCGACACGGTGGTTGAGCCAACCCGTGTGGAATGCACCTCGTCTCAGAACCTCGAGGTACGGGGCGGCAAGGACTCCCGGCGTCGAGAGGTCACCGCCCGGCCTGAGGGGGCGGGGAAGTTGCGCCTGCTGCGACGTCGGCAAGCTGACGAACAGAATCCGCACGCCTGGAGCGGGTCGTCGCGGGCGACCGAGCCGGTCGCAATCATCGGAATGTCCGGACGATACCCTGGGGCGTCCGACCTCGACGAGTTCTGGCGCAACCTGGCCGCTGGGCGGGACTGTGTGACTCCCGTGCCCCGGCGCCGCTGGAACCACGAGGCGCTACTTGTCGACGGTGCACCCGAGCCGGGCCGTACCTATTGCAACGCTGGTGGTTTCGTCGAGGGCATCGAGTTCTTTGACCCGATGTTCTTCCGGATGCCACCGAAAGAGGCCGCCGTTATTGATCCCCAGGAACGCCTGTTCCTGGAAACGGCTTGGCACACCCTCGAGGACGCCGGATACACCCGGGCATCGCTGGCCCACGAGAAGGTTGGGGTTTTCGTCGGGATGATGTTGAGCCAGTACCAGTTGCTGAGTTCAAGCCGCAGCGGTTGGTGCAACGGCGGTGCGATTCCGGCGTCGGTGGCCAACCGAGTCTCCCATTTCTTCGACTTCACCGGACCGAGCCTGACGTTGGACACGATGTGTTCGTCGTCGCTCACTGCCCTTCATCTGGCATGCGACGCTCTCGTATCCGGGGACGCTACCGTCGCTCTGGTCGGTGGCGTCAATCTCATGGTTCACCCCGCCAAGTACCTGGCCTTGTCCCAGTACACGTTCCTCTCGGCGACCGGTCACTGCCATGCTTTCGGGGCTGCCGGCGACGGCTATGTTCCCGGCGAGGGGGTCGGCGCCGTGCTCATCAAGCCTCTGTCTAGGGCCGTCGCCGATGGGGACCACATCCACGCGGTTCTTCTCGCCTCCGCTGTTAATCAGGCCGGTCATACCAATGCCTACTACGTACCGAGCCCGAAGGCTCAAGCCGAGGTGATCACCGAGGCTCTGAGGCGTGCCCAGGTCGATGCTGGTGACGTCAGCTACGTCGAGGCGCACGGCACCGGCACGCAACTCGGGGATCCGATCGAGATATCCGGGCTGGAACGGGCCTATGGCTCCGCCGAGACGCGCTCCAAGATCGCCCTAGGATCCGTGAAATCGGGCATCGGGCACTTGGAGTCAGCCGCTGGGATGGCCGCGCTGACCAAGGTCGTGCTCCAAATGACCAACGGACAGCTCGCCCCCTCCCTGCACTGCACCCCGCCCAACCCTAATCTGAACCTGGACGCATCCGGGTTCGAGATTCCCCGAACCCTTGCGCCTTGGAAGCCGCGTCGCGGGCGCCGTGTGGCAGGCATCAGCGCCTTCGGAGCCGGCGGGAGCAATGCCCACCTCATCGTCGCCGAGGCGCCCGCTACCCAGATGCGCGCCAGCGTCACCGGCCCGGAACTGCTCGTGTTCTCCGCCCGGGACGAGCCTGCTCTCCAGGCGTTGGCGCGGCGCTGGCTTCGTTTCCTCGGCGACCCGGTGCCAGCCCAAGACACCCGCCTTGTCCGTGAGGCCGTTGCCGCCGTCGTGGGCGTCCCCTGCGACGCCGTCGGCGACACGGATCGCTTCGAGGACCTGGGGTTGAGCGGGTACCTCGTCCATGAGTGTGCGACGCACCTTGCTGCGGCCACCGGCTGCCCTGTCTCGGCTGACCTGCTGCTCGACAACCAGACGGTCCAGGAGACGGCGGCTGTACTCCGTAGCGTGGAGGCCGGACCGACCTTGGCCGGGGGACCGGACGTCGAGCTCGCGGACATCGCCCACACCCTCCAGGTTGGCCGTGAGGAGATGGTCGCCAGGCTCGCGTTCGTCGCCGAGGACCTCGACTCCGTGCGCTCCCGGCTTGCCGAGTACCTCGCGGGCGGAACCTCTGGCATCCAGATCGGGAACCTGGAACAGGGCAGCATGACCGTGCTCGACATGATCCCCGACGACCTAGTTTCGGGCCTAGTCTCTGACCTGATTGACCGCGGCCGGCTAGATGAGTTGGCAGCCCTGTGGGTGGCCGGACTCCACGTCGACTGGTCTAGAGTTCGGCGCGGGGGGTCAGCTCGGCGCGTTAGCTTGCCCACCTATCCATTCCGGCGCGACCTGTGCTGGATTACCGACGCGGACGTAGCTGACGCTCTTGTCCCCGACAGCGTCATCTCAGACATCCTGGGCGAGGCCGTGCCTTCCGAGCCCTCGACCTCGAACCCCGCGCCCATGCCCCGGCCTGCTTCTGCCGAGCTGACCCTAGAGAGCGTCGTGTTCGAGTGCGTGGCCGACTGCTTGGTCGAGGTCCTAGGTGTCCCGAGGGAACGTATTGTCGGTTCTCTCCGGTTGGAGAACCTGGGGATGGACTCGGTGCGCATCACCCAGGTACTCGCCGCCCTATCCCGGCACATCGAGCAGCTTCCCGCCACTTTGCTGTTCACCTGTAAGGACATCGACGGCATCGTCCGATTCCTCGTCGCCAACCATCGGGAGGCCTGCACCTGGCTCCTGATGCGCCGAATGGACGTCGGCAACATCCTGCTCGACGACTCGCCCGCGAACGACGTGCCGCCCTCACCCGCCGTGACATCGACTTCAGACCCCCTAGACATCGCGATAGTCGGGGTCTCGGGCCGCTATCCGGGCGCGCCCGACCTGGCCACGTTCGCGCGGAATCTCCGCGAGGCCACGGACTGCGTAAGCGAGATTCCGAAGGAGCGGTGGGACTGGCGTCAGCACCCCGATATCAAGTGCCGCTGGGGCGGGTTCATCGACGATGCCCTGACCTTCGACCCGACCTTCTTCGGTATCGCGCCCAACACCGCGGCTTTCATGGATCCGCAGGAGCGGCTCTTCATCCAGGCCGCGTGGCACTGCCTTGAGGACGCCGGGTACACGCCGCAGTCCCTCGGCGATCCGCGGGCAGGCGACGGCCGGGGCAACGTGGGAGTATTCGTCGGAGCGTCTTTCAACGACTACGCCCTCCATGGGGCGGATGCGTTGCAAGCCGGTCAGGTCGTGCCCGTCGACCAGCAGATGTACTCGGTCGCCAACCGAGTGTCTTACCTGTTCAATCTGCGTGGACCGAGCCTGGTCGTCGACACCGCCTGCTCGTCTTCTCTTTACGCCATCCACCTCGCCGCTCGGGCCATCCGGAACGGGGAGTGCGATGTTGCGATCGCCGGGGGTGTCAATCTGCTCCTCCACCCCGCTAAGTACTCCAGCCTCAACCTGCTCGGTTTCCTCGCCCCAGACGGCCACTGCCACAGCTTCGGAGCTGACGGAGGCGGGTACGTACCCGGCGAGGGGGTCGGTGCCGTGCTGCTGAAACCCCTCGAACGCGCCTTGGCGGACAGGGATCACATCTACGGCGTGATCCGCGGCTCGTCGGTGAACCATGGAGGACGCACTCAGGGATACACCGTGCCCAACCCCGTCGCCCAAGCGGAGCTGGTCTCCAACGCCATGGCCTTGGCCGGGGTGACCTCGGAAAGCATCGGTTACGTTGAGGCCCACGGGACGGGAACCACACTGGGTGATCCCATCGAGATTGACGCCCTCACACGCGCCTTCGGGAACCGTAATGCCACGTCACCTCGGTGCGCATTGGGATCGGTTAAGTCGCTGATTGGCCATCCGGAGGCGGCGGCCGGTATCTCTCAGCTAACCAAGGTGCTCCTCCAACTCGGGAGCCGGGAGATCTTTCCCCACCGACTCAACTCCGAGCAGCTCAACCCGAACTTGAATCTGGGACCGACGCCGTTCAGGATCCCCGCCGAACTGGAGGAATGGCCGGCGCCGACCGGACCCAGCGGCGAACCCTTGCCTCGCCGGGCCGGCATCTCCTCCTTCGGAGTGGGCGGCTTGAGCGCCCACCTGGTCATTGAGGAGGCTCCCGCAGCTTCCCCGCGCGGCCCGAAAGCTGCCGGTCCGCGGGTTGTGTTACTTTCGGCCGCGTCACCCGAGCAATTGCGGCGCGCCGTCGACGAACTTCATACCTACCTGGCTGGTGGACACGCCGCCTCCTTCGCGGGCGTCCCGTCCCTGGAGGACGTCGCCTTCACCCTCCGCGTGGGCCGCGTGCCGCAGAAATACCGCCTGGCTCTGGTGGCCGAAGATCTCCTCGACCTCAACCGCCAGTTGGGTAGCGCTTCCGCCGATGGCCAGGTGGGATTCTGGGGCGAGGTAGCCCCTGGGCGGCAGGCCGCCACGGTGGGGACCCGCCCTCGAACCGCACAGGAACTCAAGGCCTTCGCCCGGGCCTGGGTTACGGGCGAGGCACAGCCCGGCCCGGACTGGTTGGAGCACGCGGATGCGCGTCGAGTGTCCCTGCCCGGCTATCCCTTTGCGGGCAAGGACTACTGGCTGTACGGGTCCGGACCTGCCGAGAACGCCCAGACCGATCAGAAATACGAGTTCTCTGCAGCGCCCCCAATCGAGCCGCCGGCGGCCGCAGACGACGTCCCGCCGGAGGTCGACCGCCCCGATTTCCTGGTCGGGTGGGAGGAACGCCCATCGATAGATCGTCTCGAGCTGCTCATCGACCATGTTCGAACCAAATTCGAGACCGCGCTGGGGTTCGGCGGTGGGGACATCCTCGACATTGACCGAGGACTGTTCGACCTGGGGCTCGACTCGATCACCGCTGCCAACGTGTTCAACACCCTGGAGGCGGAGTTCGGGACGGGCATGGACCAGTCGCTGTTCTTCAACTACCCAACCGTGCGGCAGGTGGCGGATTACCTCGTCGCCTGGATCACCGCCGCGGATGCGCCTGCCACAACCCGCGAACTTTCGGGAAACGGGTCTGCCGACGATCTCGTGGACGTAGACGTGGACTTGCTCGACGAGGACGAACTCGTCCAGGTCCTCCAGCAAGAACTTATTGAAGCCACTCTCGTGTAA